From Nocardia sp. NBC_00416:
GCCCGTGTTGTCGCGCTGTTCGCGTCCGGCCGGCGGATCGGCGAAGTGTAGATCGCAGTCGTTGGCCGTGAGCGCGCCGTACACATAGGGCCTGGTCTGTTCGTGCGTGACCGTGTATCCGAGTGCGCCGTAGAAGTCGAGTGTGCGGGCCAAGTCGTGAGTGGGCAGCACCGGTACCGCGGTATCTCCCATGAAGATCCTCCCGATAGTCAAGTTTGACTACTGAAGATTAGGCGACGCCGAAGCCGGAAGTCAAATTTGAGTACCGTAGGGTTCCGGTGACGGAAGGGAGCTCGACGATGTCGGCGGTACGGCTGCTGGTTCTCGGGGTGACACGTCGGCAACAGCCGACCCACGGCTACGCGGTGCGTCGCGAACTGCTCTCCTGGCGAGCCGACACCTGGACCAATGTGCAGCCCGGCTCCATCTATCACGCCGTCAAACAACTCACCCAGGAAGGCAAACTGCGCACCCTGGGCACCGAGGACGGCGGCCGCGGTCCCGGCCGGACCCTGTTCGAGCTGACCGACGACGGCGAGACGGAGTTCCGGGAGCGGATGGACGCGGCGCTGACCAGCGTGGATATGGAGGAACTCGGTGCGGGAATCGCGTTCATGGACGCATTGCCGCGCGCCCATGTGATCGCGAAACTGCGCGAGCAGCGCGATAACAGTCGCGCGGTCCGCGACGACCTGCTCGCCATGGTGGGCGACTATCCGGGGCGGTCCGAACCCCCGCATGCCACCGATCTGCTCGAATTGTGGAGCGGGGTCTTCGACAATCTGACCGGCTGGACCGACGGTGTACTCGCGCGGCTGGACCGGGGCGAGTACCGCATGACCGACGATCCCGCCTGAGGACGCCCGCTACGGGCGCTTACGCCGGGCCGCCGTAGTTCCGAGGCTCCACCGTGGGCGGCCGCAGTTCCAGAGCGGTGGCGGATTTCGGCCGCTCGTCGGCGTACCACTCGTCCACCACGACGCCGTCGACGATATCGGCGTCGATCACCGTGCCCCTCCGGTACGGCGCGGTAGCGGCGATCTTGCCCACCCGGCGGGCGGCCAATGCGGCGAGGACCGGACGGAACAGCGCGCGGGTCGGCGGCAGCAGCATGAGCAAACCCACCACCGAGGTGACCAGCCCCGGCACGAACATCAGCACACTCCCCACACCCACCAGCGCTCCGTCGGCGACCGCGGCGCCCGGAGTGATCTCACCTCGCGAGGCACGGCGGAACTGGTCGCCCACCCGCCGCCATTGCGAGCCGAGCAGCAGCATGCCCGCGGCGGAACTGGCGATGAGCAGCAGAATCGCGGGAACCGCGCCGAGCCAGGAGACGACGCCGGCGAAAGCGGCGATCTCGACGACGAGATAGAGGAGGAAACCGAGGACGGGCATGAGCGAACCTTTCGGGTCGGACTGACCGGACAACGAACGAGACCCCGGTTTTGCTCCCGGCCGCCTCAGCCGCCCGGCCGGACCAGCCCGGTTTCGTAGGCCAGCACTACCGCCTGCACCCGGTCACGGAGCCCCAGTTTGGTGAGCACGCGGCCGACATGGGTCTTCACCGTGGCTTCGGACAGGAACAGCTGTCCGGCGATCTCGGCGTTCGACCGGCCGGCGGCGATCTGCTCCAGCACCTCTCGCTCCCGGGCGGTGAGCACCTCCAGGATCGCGGGATCGCGCGACGGTGTGGGCTCCTCGGCGATCAGGCGGTCGAGCAGGCGTTTGGTGACCTTCGGCGACACCACGGCGTCCCCGGCCGCGACACTGCGGATGGCCGAGATCAGGTCCTCGGGCGGGGTGTCCTTGAGCAGGAATCCACTCGCTCCGGCGCGCAGCGCGCCCAGGGCGTGTTCGTCGAGATCGAAGGTCGTCATCACCAGCACCCGGGTGCCGTGATCGGCTTCGAGTATCCGGCCGGTGGCGGTGACACCGTCCACGACCGGCATCCGGACATCCATCAGCACCACGTCGGGGGTCAGGTCCGCGGCCCGGCTGATCGCGGTGGCGCCGTTGTCGGCCTCGCCGACCACCTCGATATCGGGGTGCGCGCCGAGCACCATCTTCAGTCCCACGCGCATGAGTTCTTGGTCGTCCACAACGAGCACGGTGATCGGCACGATTCCAATGTAGTGGCGGCCCCGGACTATTCCTGATCCGGTGTGGACAGCGGAATCCGCGCGTGCACCCGCCAGGCGCCGTCGGGCCGCCGCCCGGCCTCGAGACTCCCGCCGAGTATCGCCATCCGCTCCCGCATACCGGCCAGCCCCAGCCCGCTGCCCTCGATCCGGTCCTCCGGCCGCACCGGGACACCACCGGAATCGGTGACCTCCACCTCGATATCGTCGGCGTGCCGCCGCACCCGCACCCATGCCTTCGGATGGGCTCCGGCATGCCGGAGGGTATTGGTGAGCGCCTCCTGCACGATCCGGTGCATACCGAGGCTCACCTCGGGAGCGACCTCGTCCAGTTCACCGGCGAGCTCCAACTCGACCGCCAGTCCCGCGTCCCGCATCAACTGCACCACCCCGGCCAGCCCCGCCGTACCGTGCTGAGGGACCTCGTCGGGGGCGTGTTCGGTACGCAGCAGGGCGACGGTGCGCCGCAGTTCGCGCAGCGCCTCACGCCCGGTTCCGGCAATGGTGACCAGTGCCTGTTCGGTGGTGTCGGGATCGGCGCGCAACGCGAAGCGGGCGCCGTCGGCCTGCACGATCATGACGCTCACCGCGTGCGCGACTACATCGTGCAGTTCCCGCGCGATCCGGGTGCGCTCGGCCGACACCGCGTCGTGCGCGCGACGTTCCCGATCGGAGTCGGCCACGGCGAGCCGGGCCGCGACCTCCGCGTCGTAGGCGCGGCGGGCGCCGGTGAACTCGGCCAGGGCCCAGCACAGCGCGAAGAACACGGAGACGAATGCCAGATCACCGGCCTTGAACCCACTCACCAGCGCCATCCCGTAGGCGGTATCGGCGACGAGTGCGAGGACATACCAGAACCCGTCGCGCCGGCCGAGATAGGCCACCAGCGTGTACAGCATGATCCCGTGCCCGAGCAGCGCGCCGTGCACGGTGGGGTCGCCGACGATGTATCCGATGGTGCTGGCGCAGAACGACAGCAGCATGAAGGTCACCGCCATGGCCCGCGGATACACACGGCGCAGCGCGATCGGCAGCGGAATGAGCACCGAGAACACCAGGAACGCGGCGGGACTCGCGCTGTCACGGGCCACCGTGAGGT
This genomic window contains:
- a CDS encoding PadR family transcriptional regulator — its product is MTEGSSTMSAVRLLVLGVTRRQQPTHGYAVRRELLSWRADTWTNVQPGSIYHAVKQLTQEGKLRTLGTEDGGRGPGRTLFELTDDGETEFRERMDAALTSVDMEELGAGIAFMDALPRAHVIAKLREQRDNSRAVRDDLLAMVGDYPGRSEPPHATDLLELWSGVFDNLTGWTDGVLARLDRGEYRMTDDPA
- a CDS encoding sensor histidine kinase, translating into MRRFSLWLRDNPIVADSALAILLLILDLTVARDSASPAAFLVFSVLIPLPIALRRVYPRAMAVTFMLLSFCASTIGYIVGDPTVHGALLGHGIMLYTLVAYLGRRDGFWYVLALVADTAYGMALVSGFKAGDLAFVSVFFALCWALAEFTGARRAYDAEVAARLAVADSDRERRAHDAVSAERTRIARELHDVVAHAVSVMIVQADGARFALRADPDTTEQALVTIAGTGREALRELRRTVALLRTEHAPDEVPQHGTAGLAGVVQLMRDAGLAVELELAGELDEVAPEVSLGMHRIVQEALTNTLRHAGAHPKAWVRVRRHADDIEVEVTDSGGVPVRPEDRIEGSGLGLAGMRERMAILGGSLEAGRRPDGAWRVHARIPLSTPDQE
- a CDS encoding response regulator transcription factor, with the protein product MPITVLVVDDQELMRVGLKMVLGAHPDIEVVGEADNGATAISRAADLTPDVVLMDVRMPVVDGVTATGRILEADHGTRVLVMTTFDLDEHALGALRAGASGFLLKDTPPEDLISAIRSVAAGDAVVSPKVTKRLLDRLIAEEPTPSRDPAILEVLTAREREVLEQIAAGRSNAEIAGQLFLSEATVKTHVGRVLTKLGLRDRVQAVVLAYETGLVRPGG
- a CDS encoding FxsA family protein → MPVLGFLLYLVVEIAAFAGVVSWLGAVPAILLLIASSAAGMLLLGSQWRRVGDQFRRASRGEITPGAAVADGALVGVGSVLMFVPGLVTSVVGLLMLLPPTRALFRPVLAALAARRVGKIAATAPYRRGTVIDADIVDGVVVDEWYADERPKSATALELRPPTVEPRNYGGPA